The following proteins are encoded in a genomic region of Hemibagrus wyckioides isolate EC202008001 linkage group LG29, SWU_Hwy_1.0, whole genome shotgun sequence:
- the clta gene encoding clathrin light chain A isoform X3 gives MDDFDMLSAPQNTAGNGVGGEEEDPAAAFLAQQESEIAGIENDEGFSILDSGEVPHSLLDNNGGALNGELHETNGPSDVYAAISSVDRMQAEPESLRKWREEQYGRLEALDENSRKQEAEWKEKAKQELEEWNARQEEQLAKTKVNNRAAEEVIRSEADDSSPGTEWERVARLCDFNPKSSKQAKDVSRMRSVLISLKQTPLVR, from the exons ATGGATGACTTCGACATGCTGAGCGCGCCTCAGAACACCGCGGGGAATGGCGTCGGCGGTGAGGAAGAGGATCCCGCCGCCGCCTTCCTCGCGCAGCAGGAGAGTGAGATCGCGGGCATCGAGAATGATGAAGGCTTCAGCATCCTGGACAGTGGAGAGGTCCCTCACAGCCTGCTGGACAATAACG GGGGAGCACTGAACGGAGAGCTGcatgag ACTAACGGTCCCTCTGATGTGTACGCTGCGATCTCCAGTGTTGACCGCATGCAGGCCGAACCCGAGAGTCTGCGCAAGTGGAGGGAGGAGCAATATGGAAGACTGGAGGCTCTGG atgagAACTCCCGTAAACAAGAAgctgagtggaaggaaaaagcaAAGCAGGAGTTGGAGGAGTGGAACGCTCGACAAGAGGAGCAACTCGCTAAGACTAAAGTCAACAacag ggCGGCGGAGGAGGTGATTCGCTCGGAGGCGGATGACAGCAGTCCGGGGACGGAGTGGGAGCGAGTGGCGCGACTCTGCGACTTTAACCCCAAATCCAGCAAACAGGCCAAAGACGTGTCCCGCATGCGCTCGGTCCTCATCTCACTCAAACAGACCCCGCTCGTCcgctag
- the clta gene encoding clathrin light chain A isoform X1 has product MDDFDMLSAPQNTAGNGVGGEEEDPAAAFLAQQESEIAGIENDEGFSILDSGEVPHSLLDNNGGALNGELHETNGPSDVYAAISSVDRMQAEPESLRKWREEQYGRLEALDENSRKQEAEWKEKAKQELEEWNARQEEQLAKTKVNNRVLDEDFYKQPFAHLIGYVTHINHPCYRLDQAAEEVIRSEADDSSPGTEWERVARLCDFNPKSSKQAKDVSRMRSVLISLKQTPLVR; this is encoded by the exons ATGGATGACTTCGACATGCTGAGCGCGCCTCAGAACACCGCGGGGAATGGCGTCGGCGGTGAGGAAGAGGATCCCGCCGCCGCCTTCCTCGCGCAGCAGGAGAGTGAGATCGCGGGCATCGAGAATGATGAAGGCTTCAGCATCCTGGACAGTGGAGAGGTCCCTCACAGCCTGCTGGACAATAACG GGGGAGCACTGAACGGAGAGCTGcatgag ACTAACGGTCCCTCTGATGTGTACGCTGCGATCTCCAGTGTTGACCGCATGCAGGCCGAACCCGAGAGTCTGCGCAAGTGGAGGGAGGAGCAATATGGAAGACTGGAGGCTCTGG atgagAACTCCCGTAAACAAGAAgctgagtggaaggaaaaagcaAAGCAGGAGTTGGAGGAGTGGAACGCTCGACAAGAGGAGCAACTCGCTAAGACTAAAGTCAACAacag GGTTTTGGACGAGGATTTCTACAAACAGCCCTTCGCTCACCTGATTGgttatgt CACTCATATTAACCATCCTTGCTACCGCCTAGACCA ggCGGCGGAGGAGGTGATTCGCTCGGAGGCGGATGACAGCAGTCCGGGGACGGAGTGGGAGCGAGTGGCGCGACTCTGCGACTTTAACCCCAAATCCAGCAAACAGGCCAAAGACGTGTCCCGCATGCGCTCGGTCCTCATCTCACTCAAACAGACCCCGCTCGTCcgctag
- the clta gene encoding clathrin light chain A isoform X2 encodes MDDFDMLSAPQNTAGNGVGGEEEDPAAAFLAQQESEIAGIENDEGFSILDSGEVPHSLLDNNGGALNGELHETNGPSDVYAAISSVDRMQAEPESLRKWREEQYGRLEALDENSRKQEAEWKEKAKQELEEWNARQEEQLAKTKVNNRVLDEDFYKQPFAHLIGYVAAEEVIRSEADDSSPGTEWERVARLCDFNPKSSKQAKDVSRMRSVLISLKQTPLVR; translated from the exons ATGGATGACTTCGACATGCTGAGCGCGCCTCAGAACACCGCGGGGAATGGCGTCGGCGGTGAGGAAGAGGATCCCGCCGCCGCCTTCCTCGCGCAGCAGGAGAGTGAGATCGCGGGCATCGAGAATGATGAAGGCTTCAGCATCCTGGACAGTGGAGAGGTCCCTCACAGCCTGCTGGACAATAACG GGGGAGCACTGAACGGAGAGCTGcatgag ACTAACGGTCCCTCTGATGTGTACGCTGCGATCTCCAGTGTTGACCGCATGCAGGCCGAACCCGAGAGTCTGCGCAAGTGGAGGGAGGAGCAATATGGAAGACTGGAGGCTCTGG atgagAACTCCCGTAAACAAGAAgctgagtggaaggaaaaagcaAAGCAGGAGTTGGAGGAGTGGAACGCTCGACAAGAGGAGCAACTCGCTAAGACTAAAGTCAACAacag GGTTTTGGACGAGGATTTCTACAAACAGCCCTTCGCTCACCTGATTGgttatgt ggCGGCGGAGGAGGTGATTCGCTCGGAGGCGGATGACAGCAGTCCGGGGACGGAGTGGGAGCGAGTGGCGCGACTCTGCGACTTTAACCCCAAATCCAGCAAACAGGCCAAAGACGTGTCCCGCATGCGCTCGGTCCTCATCTCACTCAAACAGACCCCGCTCGTCcgctag